The following proteins are co-located in the Acidicapsa acidisoli genome:
- a CDS encoding terminase, with translation MPGKSGAVVDRQELEILGRLLDRKPERLVGKSTGVFLAESLLRVRGKDGLLYPLKANAVQREFERRRGMGNIVLKARQMGLTTWVAGRFLLKTITRPGTLTLQVAHTQESAEEILRIVHRFVEHLPAGLRAGALKTAKSNVRQIVFPEIDSEYRVVSAADRNAGRGMTVQNLHCSEVSRWQVDAVEVLAGLRAGLAPAGELVLESTPNGAQGCFYDEWRRADETGMVRHFFPWWMEEQYRAAPVDVDSLTEEETELMTRPGVGLDLAQIGYRRGIRANLQGLARQEFAEDEETCFRASGESYFELEAVEKRLNAVSEPLVRRRNGQFEVWLPPMPGRWYVVAVDPAGGGTEGDYSAIEVLDLETGMQCAEFAGHVGGLELMELSRQIAWDYGTAWLVVERNNHGAEQLGLLKDKGYLRVYGGEDGKPGLLTTSVSRPQMLAKMALALADSPEVFQSRKLLAECRSFVRLPNGGVGAQSGAHDDRVMAFAIGLAARAELLRKRVSGLAS, from the coding sequence GTGCCTGGAAAGAGCGGGGCGGTAGTTGACCGGCAGGAGTTGGAGATTCTGGGAAGGTTACTGGACCGGAAGCCGGAGCGGTTGGTGGGGAAGAGCACCGGGGTGTTTCTGGCGGAAAGTCTGTTGCGGGTTCGGGGAAAGGATGGGCTGCTTTATCCGTTGAAGGCCAATGCGGTGCAGCGGGAGTTTGAGCGGCGGCGCGGGATGGGAAATATTGTCCTGAAGGCGCGGCAGATGGGGCTTACGACTTGGGTTGCCGGGCGGTTTCTGCTGAAGACGATAACGCGGCCGGGTACGCTGACGCTGCAGGTGGCTCATACGCAGGAGTCGGCGGAGGAGATTCTGCGAATTGTCCATCGGTTTGTGGAGCATCTGCCGGCGGGATTAAGGGCTGGAGCGTTGAAGACGGCGAAATCGAATGTGCGGCAGATTGTGTTTCCGGAGATCGATTCGGAGTATCGGGTGGTGTCTGCGGCGGACCGGAACGCGGGGCGCGGGATGACGGTGCAGAATCTGCATTGCTCGGAGGTTTCGCGATGGCAGGTGGATGCTGTGGAGGTGCTGGCCGGGTTGCGGGCGGGGTTGGCTCCGGCGGGAGAGCTGGTGCTGGAGTCGACGCCAAACGGGGCGCAGGGGTGTTTTTACGACGAGTGGCGGCGGGCGGATGAGACCGGGATGGTGCGGCATTTTTTCCCGTGGTGGATGGAGGAGCAATATCGCGCTGCGCCGGTGGATGTGGATTCGCTGACGGAAGAAGAGACGGAGTTGATGACGCGGCCGGGAGTGGGGCTGGACCTGGCGCAGATCGGGTATCGGCGGGGGATTCGGGCGAATCTGCAGGGGTTGGCGCGGCAGGAGTTTGCGGAGGATGAGGAGACTTGCTTCCGGGCGAGCGGGGAGTCGTACTTTGAGCTGGAGGCGGTTGAGAAGCGGCTGAACGCGGTTTCCGAGCCACTTGTTCGGAGGCGTAATGGACAGTTTGAGGTATGGCTGCCGCCGATGCCGGGGCGATGGTATGTGGTGGCGGTTGATCCGGCGGGCGGAGGGACTGAAGGGGATTATTCGGCGATTGAAGTGCTGGATCTCGAGACCGGGATGCAATGTGCGGAGTTTGCCGGGCATGTGGGCGGCCTGGAACTGATGGAGCTTTCGCGGCAGATTGCGTGGGATTATGGGACGGCATGGCTGGTGGTGGAACGGAACAATCATGGGGCCGAGCAGCTGGGATTGCTGAAGGATAAGGGGTATCTGCGGGTTTATGGCGGGGAGGATGGGAAGCCGGGTTTGCTGACGACTTCGGTGAGTCGCCCGCAGATGCTGGCGAAGATGGCGCTGGCGCTGGCGGATTCGCCGGAGGTGTTTCAGAGCAGGAAGCTGCTGGCGGAGTGCCGGAGTTTTGTGCGGCTGCCGAATGGCGGCGTTGGGGCGCAGAGCGGGGCGCATGATGACCGGGTGATGGCGTTTGCGATTGGGCTGGCGGCGCGGGCGGAGTTGTTAAGGAAGCGAGTGAGCGGGTTAGCAAGTTAG
- a CDS encoding beta strand repeat-containing protein produces the protein MYGFSNIWAKSIGGGGAALEAVAEPQQVSAAKELSDFRIGLTSTESLATPGTSPRTQPVSTSRQILAYSNTSLPQGVTSEDSGELCMLGLNGGYEDEWCTRAVEGTYPSGGTMPRYLVMENDGYPGFSGTTAVQMPGLRVRPGLISSADGTLPVTDFAEQAFSIAAGTVLGQTCATVPGIALPNAAATDGVLFVKAPSTVGQLQMSGTITAANTMSLTACNPSTTAQSYPAGAYYAFLLGGAKASATPAASGGTPTATTPLTTSEGDLVVGDVNGNPSRLPGNSTTTQAVLVQSGTGAAANEPVWQTAPSFYGGNLTGLNAGNISTGAVGIGNGGTGATTATQALANLGGASLNASVSAFAGELTGKQVGGVYQVDQFAGGDIGAKLSACIAGLSTPYGGICDARNFTGPINMAASVTISTPNTTVLLPCATIATTGQFVVPAGVRNVTLKGCGLRGASAASGSQGGTVLLYSGTGAAVQVGDPTYAADTMGFHLDDVVINTTGSSSATTQGLVAYRTQELDLESLYFLGNSNQTGLVLDGTGNYTGGTFYDLEFNGFQTAVDGIGHQVANAATTDWMNASTFVRLHIDCPTSGGGPVAGTYGINLQQGDGNTFTGGDVEGCSTALHLGPNAQNNTVAGLRNENSTSQVVADQGSSYNSWVGGGTMFTGALTDNGTRNSFLDSFHRTFNGMKGDWYQSQQDATVTNHLRLGLGNGNERGLLNEYQTDFGYRWETGLGDGTSGEQFYNITDLLNNVNRLSVGQYLSAAADTVTNVIVNNGGCYSTATPPVVSFAGGGGSGAAATAVMAATSSLSCSGGYTVASVTMTAGGSGYTTQPTVAFTGTNQTSAPNAVAEITTSGGTNNQTVLNAAGTGAVVLNGSNNAGTGGVVFGSGGTAESTVATIDGSGNESLWGQLNFYPGGIEAWEVEPSTTALTIQNANATTPARVFKAYVNGGTDLDSQAAGAVTVNNTSTGGTGGLIVYGGGANYNTAELTVTGGGNVSANGFLSGRFAMGSGTMTMAANSAAGSGATMVCAAGHVCDGVSGTVTLTTGTGLTVGSLGTLSFPNSHTNDANCVVSVQLAGTGLVSSVGWSESTTSLTLTANAVLGAGTAYSVRYWCGGN, from the coding sequence TTGTACGGTTTTTCGAATATCTGGGCAAAGAGTATCGGCGGAGGCGGCGCGGCGCTGGAGGCGGTAGCCGAGCCGCAGCAGGTGAGCGCCGCAAAAGAGCTTTCAGACTTCCGGATAGGCCTGACGAGCACGGAGAGCCTGGCAACACCGGGCACGTCACCACGGACGCAACCTGTGTCGACGAGCAGGCAGATTCTTGCATATTCCAATACTTCCTTGCCGCAGGGTGTGACGAGCGAGGACTCGGGTGAGCTTTGCATGCTCGGTCTGAATGGGGGGTACGAGGATGAGTGGTGCACTCGGGCCGTTGAAGGCACTTACCCCAGCGGGGGAACGATGCCGCGATACCTGGTTATGGAGAACGACGGGTATCCGGGGTTCAGTGGAACGACTGCGGTACAAATGCCGGGGCTGCGCGTTCGGCCGGGGTTGATTTCAAGTGCGGACGGGACGCTGCCGGTGACGGACTTTGCTGAACAGGCGTTTTCGATTGCGGCGGGGACGGTACTGGGACAGACGTGCGCGACGGTTCCGGGGATCGCGCTGCCGAACGCTGCGGCTACGGATGGGGTGCTATTTGTGAAGGCACCGTCGACTGTGGGGCAGTTGCAGATGAGCGGGACGATTACTGCGGCGAACACGATGTCGCTGACGGCGTGTAATCCGTCGACGACGGCGCAGAGTTATCCGGCCGGCGCGTATTACGCGTTCCTGCTGGGCGGGGCGAAGGCAAGCGCGACGCCGGCGGCCAGCGGAGGAACGCCGACGGCGACAACTCCTTTGACGACGAGCGAGGGTGACCTGGTGGTGGGGGATGTCAATGGAAATCCTTCGCGGCTGCCGGGGAACTCGACGACGACACAGGCGGTGCTGGTGCAGTCGGGTACGGGTGCTGCGGCGAATGAGCCGGTTTGGCAGACGGCGCCGAGCTTCTATGGGGGAAATCTCACGGGGTTGAATGCGGGGAATATCTCGACGGGTGCAGTTGGGATTGGCAATGGCGGAACGGGTGCGACGACGGCCACGCAGGCACTGGCTAACCTGGGCGGCGCGAGTTTGAATGCGTCGGTGAGCGCGTTTGCGGGTGAGCTTACTGGCAAGCAGGTTGGCGGCGTGTATCAGGTGGATCAGTTTGCTGGCGGCGACATCGGGGCGAAGCTATCGGCTTGCATTGCTGGGCTGAGCACCCCTTATGGCGGCATCTGCGATGCGCGGAATTTTACCGGGCCGATCAATATGGCGGCTTCGGTGACGATTTCGACGCCGAATACGACGGTTCTGCTGCCGTGCGCGACGATTGCCACGACTGGGCAGTTTGTGGTGCCAGCGGGTGTGCGCAACGTGACTCTGAAAGGCTGTGGGTTGCGCGGGGCAAGCGCTGCTAGCGGAAGCCAGGGCGGGACGGTGCTGCTGTATTCGGGGACTGGTGCGGCGGTGCAGGTGGGTGATCCGACGTATGCGGCGGATACGATGGGATTCCATCTGGACGATGTGGTGATCAACACCACGGGTTCTTCGAGTGCCACGACGCAAGGGCTGGTGGCTTACAGGACGCAGGAGCTGGATCTGGAGAGCTTGTACTTCCTGGGGAATTCGAATCAGACAGGTTTGGTGCTGGATGGGACGGGGAATTACACGGGTGGAACGTTCTATGACCTGGAATTCAACGGATTTCAGACGGCTGTGGATGGGATCGGGCACCAGGTTGCGAATGCAGCGACGACGGACTGGATGAATGCGAGCACGTTTGTGCGGCTGCATATTGACTGCCCTACGAGTGGGGGTGGTCCGGTTGCGGGAACGTATGGGATCAATCTGCAGCAGGGGGATGGGAACACCTTTACGGGCGGTGATGTGGAGGGATGCTCGACGGCTCTGCATCTGGGGCCGAATGCGCAGAACAACACGGTTGCCGGGCTGCGGAATGAGAATTCTACGAGCCAGGTTGTTGCGGATCAGGGGAGTTCTTACAACTCGTGGGTTGGCGGCGGAACGATGTTTACCGGGGCGCTGACCGATAACGGAACTCGGAACAGCTTTCTGGACAGCTTTCATCGGACGTTTAACGGGATGAAGGGGGATTGGTATCAGAGCCAGCAGGATGCGACGGTGACCAATCATCTGCGGCTGGGGCTGGGGAATGGCAACGAGCGCGGGCTCCTGAATGAGTACCAGACGGACTTTGGCTACAGGTGGGAGACGGGACTCGGGGATGGGACGTCGGGAGAGCAGTTCTATAACATCACGGATCTGCTGAACAATGTGAACCGGCTTTCGGTTGGGCAGTACCTGAGCGCGGCGGCGGACACTGTTACGAATGTGATTGTGAACAATGGCGGGTGCTATTCGACTGCGACTCCCCCGGTGGTGAGCTTTGCTGGTGGCGGAGGATCGGGTGCCGCGGCGACAGCGGTGATGGCGGCTACTTCTTCGCTGAGCTGCTCGGGTGGTTACACGGTTGCGTCCGTCACGATGACGGCTGGCGGGAGCGGGTATACGACGCAGCCCACGGTGGCTTTTACGGGGACGAATCAGACTTCGGCTCCGAATGCGGTTGCGGAGATTACGACCTCGGGTGGAACGAACAACCAGACGGTGCTGAATGCGGCTGGGACGGGCGCGGTGGTGCTGAATGGGTCGAATAATGCCGGCACTGGCGGAGTTGTGTTCGGTAGCGGTGGAACGGCCGAATCTACGGTGGCCACGATTGATGGCTCGGGTAACGAAAGCTTATGGGGGCAGCTGAATTTCTATCCCGGGGGGATTGAAGCGTGGGAGGTTGAGCCGAGTACAACCGCCCTTACGATTCAGAACGCGAATGCCACTACGCCTGCGCGTGTCTTCAAGGCGTATGTGAACGGAGGAACCGATCTCGACTCGCAAGCGGCTGGTGCTGTTACGGTCAATAACACTTCAACTGGTGGCACGGGCGGGTTGATTGTGTATGGGGGCGGGGCAAACTACAACACGGCTGAGTTGACGGTGACGGGTGGCGGGAATGTCTCTGCGAACGGGTTCCTGTCGGGCAGGTTTGCGATGGGGTCGGGGACGATGACGATGGCTGCCAATTCTGCCGCAGGCAGTGGCGCGACGATGGTGTGCGCTGCGGGGCACGTCTGTGACGGGGTGAGCGGGACGGTGACGCTGACTACGGGGACGGGGCTGACGGTTGGATCGCTGGGGACGTTGAGCTTTCCGAATTCTCATACGAACGATGCGAACTGCGTGGTGAGCGTGCAACTGGCTGGGACGGGGCTGGTGAGCAGCGTGGGGTGGAGTGAGTCGACTACTTCTTTGACGCTCACGGCGAATGCTGTGCTTGGGGCTGGGACGGCCTATTCGGTGCGGTATTGGTGCGGGGGAAACTGA